The region TGATGGCTGAATCTCCAGGAATAGGATATTTCCACTCTTTTAACTCTGGTGCACCTACTTTAGTCTTCACCAAATACATGTTGCTTACATGTCTTTGATCTTGCTGAAATGTTGCTATTTTTTTCGAATCAGGAGACCAACTCAAAATAGGTCGATCACTATGTTTCCAACCAGCATTGTCGGTTGCATAACCAAAATCTTTTACACCATCTTTGGTTAAGGCGATTTCTTTGCCTGTTGCTACTTCTTTTAAATATAAATTCCAATCTTTAATAAAAGCCACATACTTGCCATCTGGTGACAATATCTCTGTATAAGATCCCCCTTTTTTATCTACTGAAACATTCGCTTTCTCGAATAATTCCTTTTGAGAATCTGCTAGTATTTGCTCCTTATTTTTAGGGTCAAACAACTTGAATTCCATTTTATTTTCAGTCAATGATCGATACCAAAGTCTGCCATCTGGCAACCACCTTGGTCTTATATTATTATCTATCAATTTATTTGTATTTACTGATAGCGTTGCTGCTGCACGATCATAATCTGCATTTGAATATGTTCTAGCGTTTTGTCCTTGTCCTTTGGTGCTTATTAAAAGAACTAAAAATAAGAATAGAGGAATAAGTTTACTTTTCATAAATGGAATTTTAGAAGTTTGGGAATGTTTCATTGATAAAATTTTAATAACAAATACTAATCTTTCAAAGTACTAAATAAATTTCGAACCAAGAAATGTAGCAGAAAATCTTGTAAATTTAAGTAATTGGCTTTAAAACTCCGATGAACCTAATGCGCTTAAGTAATAAAAAGCAGCTAATAACTATGTGATGAACATTCATTTACCAACCCCAAGGCTCAGTATTTGAGGGATTCCCCAAAATGGTAAAAAAATACAATTCTTCATTATAAGCAATCAACAATTATTAAGTTCTTTAAGAGTTCGATTTGTCTTCATTATAATCTTAGTGAATATTTAACTTTTTACGCTTCCCAATAGACAAATACAAGATTGAACCTAAAATAGGAAGAAATATGACTACTAAAATCCAAATTAGTTTATCATTATTCTCAAACTTATGCTTCAGTAAATTTATTAAGCAATAAATCGAAAGTAGAATTGAAACAAGAAACGATATTTGCATTATTATAAGCCCTAGAGAAAATTCAGAAATTAGTGTTTCCATAAAATAATATTTAGTTCATCTTTTTTAATTCATCATGTAAAACTTAAATTCAAGTTTATATATCAGAAAAATAGTCTCTTTTCTTTTTGAATGATACAGTGAGACCAAGTTAATTGTATGTTCTTTTTCATTTGCTAATCATGTCTAAATACAACTGTTCTACTTTAGCTCTTGCCCAAGGTGTTGTTCTTAAAAACTTTAAACTCGATTTGTAGGTTGGGTTATTTTTAAAGGCATTAATGTTTAGTAGGTCTCCCATTTCTTCCCAACCATATTCAAGAAATAATTCTTCTAACATGGTTGCTAGTTTTATTCCATGAAGTGGGTTATTGGGTTGTTCTTTACTCATTTATTTTTTAGATTTAGCAATTTCTTCTAGTTCATTAGAACTAAAAATAGTTTGATTTTGTGGATGATTCGCCAGCTTTTTCATGGCAATAGCAATTGTTTTCGGATGAATCATTTTATATTTTTTGAATCCGCCAACAAACAGTGGGTTTAATAAACTCATAACTCCTTTAGCAATTCGTTCTCCTACTCTATTTTCATCACGATTTCCGCCAATTAAAGAAGGTCTTACAATATAGGTGTTTTGAATGTTTTGTTGTAAAATAGTACGTTCCATTTCGCCTTTTGTTTTATTGTAAAAAACAGTGCTGTTTTCGTTTGCACCCATAGAAGACATCACTACAAAAGTTTGTATATGATTCTTTTTAGCAAGTTTTGCCGCAGCTACAGGAATTCCGAAATCAATAGCTTTGTAACGATTTTTATCTTTTGTTTTAGCGGCAGTTGTGCCAATACAACAAAAGACTTCGTCTGCCGTAAAATCTTTTGCAGAGGTCTCTAAATTTAAAAGATCAACTATAAATTCTTCTATTTTTTCTGATGAGTTTGCTACAGAATTTCTAGAAAATAATTTAATAGTGCTATAGTTTTTATCTGCTATCAATTGCTCTAAGAGCATACCTCCTGTTAAACCTGTAGCTCCTAAAATTATGGCTGTTTTGTTCATTATTTATCTAAATCTGGTAAAACAAAATCATTTAAAACTGATTTTTTTGCCATCATTTTTTCAATTTCTTCTGATTTTCTAGGAGCTTCTCCTGATAAATTTACAGGTTTTCCATCAGTAACTAAAATATCATCTTCAATTCTTACTGCTATTCCCCACCATTTTTTATCACAAGGACTTCCTTCAG is a window of Polaribacter litorisediminis DNA encoding:
- a CDS encoding VF530 family DNA-binding protein produces the protein MSKEQPNNPLHGIKLATMLEELFLEYGWEEMGDLLNINAFKNNPTYKSSLKFLRTTPWARAKVEQLYLDMISK
- a CDS encoding NAD(P)H-binding protein; the encoded protein is MNKTAIILGATGLTGGMLLEQLIADKNYSTIKLFSRNSVANSSEKIEEFIVDLLNLETSAKDFTADEVFCCIGTTAAKTKDKNRYKAIDFGIPVAAAKLAKKNHIQTFVVMSSMGANENSTVFYNKTKGEMERTILQQNIQNTYIVRPSLIGGNRDENRVGERIAKGVMSLLNPLFVGGFKKYKMIHPKTIAIAMKKLANHPQNQTIFSSNELEEIAKSKK
- a CDS encoding PLDc N-terminal domain-containing protein, which codes for METLISEFSLGLIIMQISFLVSILLSIYCLINLLKHKFENNDKLIWILVVIFLPILGSILYLSIGKRKKLNIH